The Desulfuromonas sp. TF nucleotide sequence GTCAAAGAGCAGAAACTGAAAGTCTTCGTGGAAAAAACCCAGGTAGATGAGTTCGATTACCGACTACGTTAATCCATTGAGTGTCCACGATGTTGTGGCACGAAAATCCGTCCACGATGTCGTGGCACTTAACAACTATGGATTCTGACAGCCACGCCAAGGATGCTCACCGTGCACATGGCCAGGGGATAAACCTGCCGGTCAGCCGGATGGAGTGCAGTGTCAGGAAAATGGTTTATGAGATCTACGGATTCTGTACGAAGGAATTGGGAGAAAACCTTTGGAATTTTTCGGCAGGATAAATTGAAGCAATTTGCAAAACGATGCCAGGTCGCGGCGAGTTATGCCCCAGGGGGTACAAAAATCCAGAGCAACATTATCGAGGCTTCTTTCTATCGCCGGAATTTCCCTGATTTTGGGGTTGGAAGCGGCGTGGTAGGCAGCTGAAGAACTAGCCTGTTGGTGATGAAGGAAGATTTCCGAAAAACATAACGCGGCCCCTGAGTGCTACCAGGGGCCGCGTTATGTTTGGCCTGTTCGCTTGTCACAATCCCGTGTAGTCCCTGTCTGGATGCCAGGAATCAGAATCCCACTCCTTATTTTATATTTCAGCGCATTCGGCGCCAGAGGGTCAGTTGGGAAACATAGTGCTGGAACATGCGCGCATTCTCTCGGATTACGAATTCCACCTCCTGCGGCTCGCCGACCGGGACACCAGGAAAATCTTTGTCGGAAATTTATTTTTTATATTATATACTTTTGTCAACCGCGGGTCGGCCAATAATTGCACATGAGACTTGCAGGATATTTCAATGAGGAGGATTCTTATGCGAGGGTTTATTTTGTTGTTTGTTGTTTTAAGTTTGGGAGCCTGTGAAACTAGCCAAAAAAACCAGAAACCATCTTTTGAAGAAGCATCTAAAAAAGAATTGCAGTCCCAAGCGAATGTCACAAATTTAGATCAAAAAACAGATGAATTAAACGTTATTCAGCAAGATTTAACATTTACAGATATTATCCGAACAGAAGGAGTGCCAACAAAAAACATTATCCCAAGGAAGAAAGAACAGCTGGCAATCTACAACAAGGGAGAAAAAATATCAGTCTATTATTTTAAAGAAAATAAACTCTATTCAAAAAAATATTATTCTACCCAAGAGATGATGAATATAGAAGGTAATAGTGAATACCCAAAAAACCTTTTTAAGGCCTTGGGTGTTATTAAATAAATAAAGAACATAACTGATTTCTCAATAGCGGTAAGACTTCGACCATAGCTAAGCTAGTGTCCCGTTTAGTTAGTCCATTCAGATAATTCTGAGTTGCCATGTGTTGTAGCCAGCGATCACGCATTTGTCACAGGGATCGGCCGAATAACCGTTAAAAACAATCATGGTGTCAGCCAAACACTGGCTAATAATCCCTTAATTTTTGTTACTTTGAAGTGGTGCCCGGGACGGGAATCGAACCCGTACGGCCAAAGCCGAGGGATTTTAAGTCCCTTGCGTCTGCCAGTTCCGCCACCCGGGCAAAGAGGTGGATATTAATAGTCGATTTGCGCCTTCGGTGTCAAGGAAAAGGCCCCCTTCCCTTCCGGAGGAGAATCATTCGAAGAACCGGATTTCAGGGACCTGATCGAGCAGGCCGTGCTTGACGGAGAGCCGGAAGAAGAGTTGCAGCCCTGCAATGTGGTCCTCGGTCAGCTCGTAGGACATGCACCGCCAGTAATCGGCCAGCCCTTCCTCACCCATCCACTGACGCTCGGGGCTCTCCGCCGCCAGCTTTTCCAGAGAGGCAAAGGCCCTCCTCCGGGACTCGGCCAGTTGCGCCAGCAGGTCGATTATCTCCCTGCGCTTTTCCAGGGCCGACTGCCGCCTGAGTATCCACAGGGCGAAGACGAAAGGCAGCCCGGTACAGCGCTGCCAGAGTTCGCCGAGATCATAGACGCACCGCCCCTCCACCTTCTCCAGTGAGGCCTTCAGGGCCCGGTCGCCGATCAGCAGCGCCGGACTGCCTTCGGCGAGAATTTCTTCCACCGGCCGCTCTGGAACCCGGCAGTTTACCTCTCCGTGTCCGAGGAATTCCTTCAGCAGAATCCTCATCAGGTTGACCGAGGTGGCCGATTCGCCGGTCAGGGCGATTTCTATCCCCTGCAGCTCCTCCAAGGGACGGGGGGAGAAGAGGAGGACGCTCTTCACCGGCCCGAAAGCACTGATGGAATGTCCCGGGAGAAGGAGGTATTCCTGCCAGTTGCGGGCATATTCGAAGGAGGAGGACGGACTGGCGTCGAGTTCGCCATCGGCCAACATCCTGTTCAGCCGCGAGGGGACTCCGGGCACGATTTCCCCGGAGAAGCCTGCGGCGGGGAGATAATGGAAAAAAGGGGCGCAGTTGGCGTAGGTAATGTGTCCGATAGTGAGAGTCATTGAGCGTCCATTCCCAGAAGGGAACTCTCGTCGTCGGGATCGACCGCGGCGGTGAAGCGGACCCCTTCATGTTCCAGCAGCTTTCCGGTGCCCCTGAGATAATCGGTCACCGCCTTGTTGTAATCGGCGAGAGCAGCAGTGAGCTCGGTCCTCGCCTCTGCCAGATCCTCTTCCCCTTCCAGTACGTCGCGGGTGGTGGCCAAGCCGACCTCCTTGCGTTTGAGCAAGGTGCGCAACTGTTCTTCGGCCAAGTCCCGCCCGCGCGAAGCCACCTCGATTTTCTTGGCACTGACATCCAGAAGACGGATAGCGGCCCGTATCTCGTTGAGGACCTCTTCTTTGAGCAGGGCCAACCGGGCATGGCTCCCTTTGAGACGAAGGCGGGTGCGTAGGTATTCGTTACGGGCTTCCCGGTTACCGATGGGATAGGAAAGGTTGAGGCCAACCTCCCAGTTCTCAAAATCATTTGAGGCGATGTCGTCCATGGCATCGTTGTACTCCCCACCGAGGCCTTTGTGCGAATAACTGGCGAAGAGATCAACAGCAGGCAGGGTCTGGTTGCGGGCAATCTTGCTTTCGAGATCAAGACGCTCGATCTCCTTAAGGCGGCGACGGATGTCCGGCCTCTTTTCCAGGGCTGAACGGAACCCTTCCTCCTCGTGGGTCTCGATTTCCGGCTGGCCAAGCTCCTCGCCCGTCACTTCGACAGGGGCGGGCACATTGAGCAGCACGGCCAGATTATCCAGGGAATCCAGATAGGCACGCTCTGCATCGAGCAATTCCCCCTCGCGCAGCTTCAGTCCGACCTCTGCCTCAAGGATTTCGACGGGCGCCAGCACCCCCACATCGACCCGGGCCCGGTTCTCAGCCAGGACTTTCTTCGCCAGGTCCACCGACGCCTCCCGGTACGTCAGCTCGTCGCGGTAGCGCAGAACGTCGAAATAGGCATTTCGCACCTGGGACAGAATGTCGAACGCTCTTTCCCTGAGATCCTGGACCGCAATTTCACGGTCCTTGATGGCGAAGAGGATCCCCTGCTCGGTCACCGTGCGGCCGAAATCCCTCAGGAGCGGCTGGAGCAGGAAGAATTTAAGCTCGTTGTTGTAAGAGGGATCGAAGGTGCGGGTAGGAAGGTTGCTGTCCTCGCGCAGATTTGTGAAGGCGGCAACGAGATCGGCACCTGTGGGGAGTCTCTGGGTCAGGGAGAAGTCGGCTCGGCGGAAGTCGATAACCTGCTTGCCGACCAACCCGCCCTGAAAGATGAAGATGGTTCGCTCGCGGCTTGTTCCCTCGGACACACTGGCTTCAGCCAGGGGATCATAGATCCCGTATTCCTTGCGAACTGCCGCTTCCGAGGCCATGGTGTCGAAAGTCTCGGCCCGCAGGTTCAGGTTGCGCTCGAGAGCCAGGCGTTCGGATTCTCTCAAATCGAGACGTTCCGCCCGGGCGGGAAGAACGAGACTAAGCACAAGAAGTCCGGTAAAGAGATGGCGGCTCATGGTACCTATGGCTATTCGGGAAACAAGACGCATCAATGTAACGCAATTGAAACGGGGAATACAAGGGCCGGGATGTTAGTGGGTTTCGACCCTGCAGCCTAGGTGCAGGTCATGTCAGCCTTCACCCTCTGGAAACTCGATCCGTTTGATGTCCCTTGCCCTGATCTGGTAGGCCCCGAAACCGGTGCTGCCGTAAAAAACCGCCCGCTTCCTGATCTTCAGATCCAGGGCATCTCCGGAATCGAGTTGGAGCTTTGCCGGAATGTACTCGCCTGTGACCTGATTGAAATCGACTCCTCGAAGGTCCTTGAAAAACACCGTGACTTCACCGTCTCCGAACTTTCCCATGAGAAAAACATTTCCGTCCATGGAAAACTGACTCAGTTCGGCCACTGCTCCCGAGCGATCGAACACCCGGGCCTTGATATTTTCCTTGGTTTCCGGAACCGTCCCTTCAGGCCCCCCTCCCAGTCCGCCCATGCCCGTCAGCAAAAGAGCGGTAAACAGAATCGTCATGGATACTGCAAACCTCTTCATAATAGCATCTCCTTTCAATATCTCATTGATTTACAGCGTAACAGCGAGATGCCGCGGCACGCGTCAACCGATTCCCTTCAAATTCCAGGATGGATCGGCATATTTTTCCTTCAGCAAAACAGCCCTGGCCTCCTCAGCGGCCGTGAGCCCGGATTCGATGTACCGGATACCCCAGACCTCTGCGCATGCGGCCACAAGCCGGTCTTCAACATCGGAGACGGTGACGGGGCTCTCCAGCCAGCGGTTCATCCACCCGATGCTTCGGCCCAGGAGCCGTCCGCCGGCAGCGGCACTGGTATGCCGGCGGGTATCCAGGGCGAGGAAGAGCCGCTCCAGATCCATCTCCACCGGGATCGAACCGTGCTGGAGAAATGCGCTTCCATGACGCTTCTGGGCGCTGCCCGTCACCTTGCATCCCCGGCAGACCAGCTCGTAGCTCGAAGGAGCGGTAAAGCAGGCGGTCTGCTGGACACCCTCCCCACTGGCGCCATGGCTTCGGCCCGGTGCCATCTCGGCCGCCAGCCCGGAGAGTTCAAGAGTCCGCCGCAATACGCCGGCGATCACCTTGTAGTTTTCCAGGATCCCCCCCGGAAAGACTGCGCTGCGCTCCGGCGAGATGACCGCATAGGTCACCTCGTGATCGTGGAGAACGGCACGTCCTCCCGTGCACCGCCGCACCACTGCGAGACCGAGATCCCGGCAGGCCTCGAGGTTGACGACCTCCGCCCCCCGCTGGGAATACCCCAGGGTCACCGTGGGGGGAGCCCATCGATAAAGGCGAAGCACCGGCCCGGAAAGCCCCCGGGCCACGGCCTCGAGCAGGGCTTCGTCCACAGCCATGTTTTCGGCGCCGCTTCGGAATTCCGAGCGGATCAACCGCCACGGCGGTGCGGTCATTCATCCACCTCAAAAACGAAGGGGCCGGGGCGTTGCCCCGGCCCCGGCAGGCTCGATTCAGAGGACAAGTCGTTCCAGAAAACCGGTGTCGACGGCCCCCTCGATGAACTCCTTGTTCGCCATGATCCGCTGATGGAAGGGAATGGTGGTCTTGATCCCCTCGATGATGTACTCATCGAGAGCCCTGGCCATGCGCTTGATGGCTTCCTCGCGGGTATCGGCATGAACGATGAGCTTGGCGATCATCGAATCGTAATGGGGCAGAACGGTGTACTGGTCGTACACCGCGCTGTCCACCCGCACGCCGAGTCCCCCGGGAGTGTGATACCCGACGATCTTTCCGGGCGAAGGGGTGAACTTTATCGGGTCTTCGGCATTGATGCGGCATTCGATGGAATGGCCGTTGATCTTGATATCTGACTGTTTGAACCGCAGCGGAAGACCGGCGGCGCTGCGGATCTGTTCCTTGATGATGTCGATTCCGGTGACCATCTCGGTCACCGGATGCTCCACCTGGACCCGGGTGTTCATTTCCATGAAGTAGAAATTGTTGTCGGCATCGAGAAGGAATTCCATGGTCCCGACACTCGAGTAATTGACCGCCTTGGCTGCAGCGACGGCGCAATCCCCCATTTTCTTGCGCAGAGCCGGGCTCAGGACCGGACAGGGGGCTTCCTCGATGAGTTTCTGATGCCGGCGTTGAATGGAGCAGTCGCGCTCCCCGAGATGAATGGCATTGCCGTGTTTGTCGGCCAGAATCTGAATCTCGACGTGCCGGGGACGTTCGCAGTATTTTTCGATATAGACTTCAGGGTTGCCGAAGCCGGCCTGTGCTTCCGAACGGGCGGCGGCGAAGGCGTTGCCGATATGGGCCGGAGAGTGAACCACCTTCATCCCCCGGCCGCCGCCGCCGGCGGTCGCCTTGATGATGATCGGGTAGCCGATTTCGCCGGCAATCTTTTTGGCCTCTTCAGCCGAATGGACCCCCTCTTTGGTGCCCGGCAGGATAGGCACGCCGGCGGCGATAACGGTCTGCCGGGCGCTGATCTTGTCCCCCATCAGGCGCATGTTCTCGGGAGTGGGTCCGATAAAGGTGAGCCCGCAGTTGGCGCAGATCTCGGCGAATTCGGAATTCTCCGAGAGAAAACCGTAGCCGGGGTGAATGGCGTCCGCATCAACGACTTCCGCCGCGCTGATCAGCGCCTTCATGTTGAGGTAGCTCTTAATGCTCGGCGCAGGTCCGATGCAGATGCTCTCGTCGGCCAGTTTGACGTGGAGCGCTTCACTGTCCACATTCGAATGCACCGCGACCGTCTTGATGCCGAGTTCCTTGCAGGCCCGGATGATCCGGAGGGCGATTTCCCCCCGGTTGGCGATCAGAATCTTATGAAACATATCTTTTCTCCAAAAACAGGTGAAGGTGCCTTTTACCTTTTTCCTTTTACCTTTTACCTGGCTTTAGAGTCGTTCAACCCGGAAAAGCGGCTCACCGAATTCCACCGGCTCGGCATTGGCCTTGACGACTTCAAGGATTTTGCATTTGAACTCGGCTTCGATTTCATTCATGAGTTTCATTGCCTCGACAATGCAGAGAACCTGCCCCTTCTCCACGATCTGCCCGACGGTGACGTACGGATCGGAATCGGGAGAAGGCGCCCAGTACATGGTTCCGACGATGGGAGAGGTAACGATTTCTCCTTTTTCCAGGGGAGCCGCTACGGCCGCCGGTTCGGCCGCTGCTGCCGGAGGCGCGGGCGCTGCGGCTGCGGGAGCGGGAGGAGTCTGGTGATAATAGGGCTGAGGCGCGGCCACATGCAAGATCTCCTGCTCCTTGCCCCGCTTGATGATGATCTTTTCGTCGGCGTTTTCCATTTCGAATTCGGTGATATCGGTATCCGTCACCATTTTGATCAGGGTTTTAAGGTCTTTGATATCCATGGAATCTTTCCTCCTTCGGGGATTGTCTTTACGACTGCAATCGCGGCGCCTCGCGCCGTCGTGAACGGTTTCCGGTCAGACCGGAAGCGTGCGGAACGTTTTGGGGATACGGGTCAGCGGGCGGCAGCCGTCGGTCGTCACCTGAACCATGTCTTCGATCCGGACGCCCCCAAGTTCCGGGATATAAATGCCCGGTTCGATGGTGATGACCATTCCTTCTTCGGCCACTGTTTCCGAACGGGGAGAAACGGTGGGGTACTCGTGCACCTCCAGCCCGACCCCGTGGCCAAGGCCATGGCCGAAGTAATCTCCGTATCCGCGCCCGGCGATATGGCGGCGGGCAACGGAATCGATATCCTTGAGAGCCACGCCGGGGCGCACCTGGGCGATGGCGAGATCATGGGCGTGAAGCACCGTGTCGAAAATCTCCCGCAGCCGGGAGGGGACCTCTCCCA carries:
- the accC gene encoding acetyl-CoA carboxylase biotin carboxylase subunit — its product is MFHKILIANRGEIALRIIRACKELGIKTVAVHSNVDSEALHVKLADESICIGPAPSIKSYLNMKALISAAEVVDADAIHPGYGFLSENSEFAEICANCGLTFIGPTPENMRLMGDKISARQTVIAAGVPILPGTKEGVHSAEEAKKIAGEIGYPIIIKATAGGGGRGMKVVHSPAHIGNAFAAARSEAQAGFGNPEVYIEKYCERPRHVEIQILADKHGNAIHLGERDCSIQRRHQKLIEEAPCPVLSPALRKKMGDCAVAAAKAVNYSSVGTMEFLLDADNNFYFMEMNTRVQVEHPVTEMVTGIDIIKEQIRSAAGLPLRFKQSDIKINGHSIECRINAEDPIKFTPSPGKIVGYHTPGGLGVRVDSAVYDQYTVLPHYDSMIAKLIVHADTREEAIKRMARALDEYIIEGIKTTIPFHQRIMANKEFIEGAVDTGFLERLVL
- a CDS encoding TolC family protein, whose translation is MSRHLFTGLLVLSLVLPARAERLDLRESERLALERNLNLRAETFDTMASEAAVRKEYGIYDPLAEASVSEGTSRERTIFIFQGGLVGKQVIDFRRADFSLTQRLPTGADLVAAFTNLREDSNLPTRTFDPSYNNELKFFLLQPLLRDFGRTVTEQGILFAIKDREIAVQDLRERAFDILSQVRNAYFDVLRYRDELTYREASVDLAKKVLAENRARVDVGVLAPVEILEAEVGLKLREGELLDAERAYLDSLDNLAVLLNVPAPVEVTGEELGQPEIETHEEEGFRSALEKRPDIRRRLKEIERLDLESKIARNQTLPAVDLFASYSHKGLGGEYNDAMDDIASNDFENWEVGLNLSYPIGNREARNEYLRTRLRLKGSHARLALLKEEVLNEIRAAIRLLDVSAKKIEVASRGRDLAEEQLRTLLKRKEVGLATTRDVLEGEEDLAEARTELTAALADYNKAVTDYLRGTGKLLEHEGVRFTAAVDPDDESSLLGMDAQ
- a CDS encoding lipoate--protein ligase family protein; translation: MTAPPWRLIRSEFRSGAENMAVDEALLEAVARGLSGPVLRLYRWAPPTVTLGYSQRGAEVVNLEACRDLGLAVVRRCTGGRAVLHDHEVTYAVISPERSAVFPGGILENYKVIAGVLRRTLELSGLAAEMAPGRSHGASGEGVQQTACFTAPSSYELVCRGCKVTGSAQKRHGSAFLQHGSIPVEMDLERLFLALDTRRHTSAAAGGRLLGRSIGWMNRWLESPVTVSDVEDRLVAACAEVWGIRYIESGLTAAEEARAVLLKEKYADPSWNLKGIG
- the accB gene encoding acetyl-CoA carboxylase biotin carboxyl carrier protein, encoding MDIKDLKTLIKMVTDTDITEFEMENADEKIIIKRGKEQEILHVAAPQPYYHQTPPAPAAAAPAPPAAAAEPAAVAAPLEKGEIVTSPIVGTMYWAPSPDSDPYVTVGQIVEKGQVLCIVEAMKLMNEIEAEFKCKILEVVKANAEPVEFGEPLFRVERL
- a CDS encoding menaquinone biosynthetic enzyme MqnA/MqnD family protein, translating into MTLTIGHITYANCAPFFHYLPAAGFSGEIVPGVPSRLNRMLADGELDASPSSSFEYARNWQEYLLLPGHSISAFGPVKSVLLFSPRPLEELQGIEIALTGESATSVNLMRILLKEFLGHGEVNCRVPERPVEEILAEGSPALLIGDRALKASLEKVEGRCVYDLGELWQRCTGLPFVFALWILRRQSALEKRREIIDLLAQLAESRRRAFASLEKLAAESPERQWMGEEGLADYWRCMSYELTEDHIAGLQLFFRLSVKHGLLDQVPEIRFFE